A region from the Halobellus litoreus genome encodes:
- the pstC gene encoding phosphate ABC transporter permease subunit PstC, whose translation MSTDELTTDITKQTENSPRELLTRTFFFLCAALSIVTTISIVVLLVTEAAKFFSLTAPLLGVTGPTASIVDFLTGTTWNINSGEFGVLTLVSATVMITLGSAVIALPLGVATAIYLSEYASERARSLLKPALEILAGVPTVVYGFFALIYITPALSVVLPSIGTFNMLSASVVVGIMIIPMVASISEDAMSAVPDELRQAGYGMGATKFDVATGVVVPAALSGIFSSFILALSRAIGETMAVTIAAGSRAQFLNPVNPASFLEGSLPMTAAMVQLLLGDITGGGLAYRSLFAIGLVLFVITLVMNVISDFVAQRYREEY comes from the coding sequence ATGAGTACGGACGAACTGACGACAGATATCACGAAACAGACGGAGAACTCGCCGCGAGAGCTACTGACACGGACGTTCTTCTTCCTGTGTGCCGCGCTCTCGATCGTGACGACGATCAGCATCGTCGTCCTGCTGGTGACGGAGGCGGCGAAGTTCTTCTCGCTCACGGCACCGCTCCTGGGGGTCACCGGCCCGACGGCGTCGATCGTCGACTTCCTCACCGGGACGACCTGGAACATCAACAGCGGAGAGTTCGGCGTCCTCACGCTCGTCTCGGCGACGGTGATGATCACGCTCGGCTCGGCCGTCATCGCCCTGCCGCTGGGCGTCGCCACCGCCATCTACCTCAGCGAGTACGCCAGCGAGCGCGCCCGGTCGCTGCTCAAGCCGGCGCTGGAGATCCTCGCGGGCGTCCCGACGGTCGTCTACGGCTTCTTCGCGCTCATCTACATCACGCCCGCGCTCTCCGTCGTCCTCCCGAGTATCGGGACGTTCAACATGCTGTCTGCGAGCGTCGTCGTCGGGATTATGATCATCCCGATGGTCGCCTCGATCAGCGAGGACGCGATGAGTGCGGTGCCGGACGAACTCCGGCAGGCGGGCTACGGGATGGGCGCGACGAAGTTCGACGTGGCGACGGGCGTCGTGGTTCCCGCCGCGCTCTCGGGCATCTTCTCCTCGTTCATCCTCGCGCTCTCGCGGGCGATCGGCGAGACGATGGCCGTCACGATCGCCGCCGGGTCGCGGGCGCAGTTCCTGAACCCGGTCAACCCCGCGTCGTTCCTCGAGGGCTCGCTCCCGATGACGGCTGCGATGGTCCAGTTGCTCCTCGGTGACATCACCGGCGGGGGACTGGCCTACCGCAGCCTGTTCGCCATCGGGCTCGTCCTCTTCGTCATCACGCTCGTTATGAACGTCATCAGCGACTTCGTCGCCCAGCGGTACCGGGAGGAGTACTGA
- the pstA gene encoding phosphate ABC transporter permease PstA: MATNTDTGEIEGFGQVSRTVGTVFRYLLLAATMFGIVMLAVLLLYVANDAIRPLTADPGWYLAFFLALVAPTALVGWTVRRRDRDAFTFGAMLVGLLVVSLMFSGGVALLVIDVVPPLVALSFAIGLVVPLAAAVGLTRYAHRVSFTARLAATTAVFYLSLFGLPGPIGDAVGAPRIVPSLVDVIQSIPVIPVDWMMIAAVVGGAAAASTGAYVAGVRDASAGLYAAGAALAAVVVAGVAGPFVGLGSVPAVVVTAVAFVPTGAYAWRGAFTEEGTPAGLAFAATVVGGALLGAFAVDALGFAGPQSWVDWGFLTSAHSGTAESAGLYPAIGGSILLMSTVAALSFPVGVGAAVYLEEYAADNALTRFVDVNISNLAGVPSVVYGLLGLGVFVTYLGRSAGTVLVGGATLALLILPIVIISAREAIRSVPSDMRQASYGMGATRWQTVKNVVLPEAFPGILTGTILALGRAIGETAPLIMIGAPNVVFSLPDALGAKVSAMPLQVYAWSSLFASEDFYTKAVPAGVVVLLAVLLAMNSVAIVLRNKFERTQ; the protein is encoded by the coding sequence ATGGCGACGAACACCGACACGGGTGAGATCGAGGGGTTCGGACAGGTCAGCCGGACCGTCGGCACCGTCTTCCGCTACCTGCTGCTGGCGGCGACGATGTTCGGCATCGTGATGCTGGCCGTCCTGCTGCTCTACGTCGCGAACGACGCGATCCGTCCGTTGACCGCGGATCCCGGCTGGTACCTCGCGTTCTTCCTCGCGCTCGTCGCACCGACGGCCCTCGTGGGCTGGACCGTCCGCCGACGCGACCGCGACGCGTTCACGTTCGGGGCGATGCTCGTGGGGCTGCTCGTCGTCTCGCTGATGTTCAGCGGCGGCGTGGCGCTCCTGGTGATCGACGTCGTCCCGCCGCTGGTCGCGCTGTCGTTCGCGATCGGCCTCGTCGTGCCCCTCGCCGCGGCGGTCGGCCTCACCCGCTACGCCCACCGGGTTTCGTTCACGGCTCGGCTCGCGGCGACGACGGCGGTCTTCTACCTCTCGCTGTTCGGCCTCCCCGGGCCGATCGGCGACGCGGTCGGCGCGCCGCGGATCGTCCCCAGCCTCGTCGACGTGATCCAGTCGATCCCCGTGATTCCGGTCGACTGGATGATGATCGCGGCCGTCGTCGGCGGCGCGGCGGCGGCGTCGACCGGCGCGTACGTCGCCGGCGTTCGCGACGCGTCGGCGGGTCTGTACGCGGCCGGCGCGGCTCTGGCGGCCGTCGTCGTCGCCGGCGTCGCCGGGCCGTTCGTCGGCCTCGGCTCGGTTCCGGCAGTCGTCGTCACGGCCGTCGCGTTCGTCCCGACGGGCGCGTACGCCTGGCGCGGGGCGTTCACCGAGGAGGGCACTCCGGCCGGCCTGGCCTTCGCCGCGACGGTCGTCGGCGGCGCGCTACTCGGTGCGTTCGCGGTCGACGCGCTCGGGTTCGCCGGCCCGCAGTCGTGGGTCGACTGGGGGTTCCTGACGAGCGCCCACAGCGGGACCGCCGAGAGCGCCGGGCTGTACCCCGCGATCGGTGGCTCGATCCTCCTGATGTCGACGGTGGCGGCGCTCTCGTTCCCGGTGGGCGTCGGCGCGGCGGTCTATCTCGAAGAGTACGCCGCCGACAACGCCCTCACGCGGTTCGTCGACGTCAACATCTCGAACCTCGCCGGCGTCCCCTCGGTGGTGTACGGGCTGCTCGGCCTCGGCGTGTTCGTGACGTACCTCGGCCGCTCCGCCGGGACGGTCCTCGTCGGGGGCGCGACGCTGGCGCTTCTGATCCTCCCGATCGTCATCATCTCCGCGCGAGAGGCGATCCGCTCGGTGCCCTCGGACATGCGGCAGGCCTCCTACGGGATGGGCGCGACGCGCTGGCAGACGGTGAAGAACGTCGTCCTTCCGGAGGCGTTCCCCGGCATCCTGACCGGGACGATCCTCGCGCTCGGGCGGGCGATCGGCGAGACCGCGCCGCTCATCATGATCGGCGCGCCGAACGTCGTGTTCAGTCTCCCGGACGCGCTCGGCGCGAAGGTCAGCGCGATGCCGCTGCAGGTGTACGCGTGGTCCAGCCTCTTCGCCAGTGAGGACTTCTACACGAAGGCGGTCCCCGCCGGTGTCGTCGTGCTCCTCGCCGTCCTCCTGGCGATGAACTCGGTCGCGATCGTACTGCGGAACAAATTCGAGCGAACACAGTGA
- the pstB gene encoding phosphate ABC transporter ATP-binding protein PstB — MNIQTDVSESVGASAGGSRTRDTVVRAEHIDVWYDDDQALSDITMDIPERSVTAMVGPSGCGKSTFLRCINRMNDLIDSARVEGDLYLRGKNVYDDDVDPVALRRRVGMVFQKPNPFPKSIRDNVTYGLKIQDKAGDYDEIVEESLKRAALWDEVKDQLDESGLELSGGQQQRLCIARAIAPDPEVLLMDEPASALDPVATSQIEDLIEELAEDYTVVIVTHNMQQAARISDQTAVFLTGGELVEFDDTQKIFENPESQRVEDYITGKFG; from the coding sequence ATGAACATCCAGACGGACGTCAGCGAGAGCGTCGGCGCTTCCGCCGGCGGGTCGCGGACGCGCGACACAGTCGTCCGCGCGGAGCACATCGACGTCTGGTACGACGACGACCAGGCGCTCTCGGACATCACGATGGACATCCCCGAACGAAGCGTCACCGCGATGGTCGGCCCCTCGGGGTGCGGGAAGTCGACTTTCCTCCGCTGTATCAACCGGATGAACGACCTCATCGACAGCGCCCGCGTCGAGGGCGACCTCTACCTCCGCGGGAAGAACGTCTACGACGACGACGTCGACCCCGTGGCGCTGCGCCGCCGCGTCGGGATGGTGTTCCAGAAGCCGAACCCGTTCCCGAAGAGCATCCGCGACAACGTCACGTACGGGTTGAAGATCCAGGACAAAGCGGGGGATTACGACGAGATCGTCGAGGAGTCGCTGAAGCGCGCCGCGCTCTGGGACGAGGTGAAAGACCAACTCGACGAGTCGGGACTGGAACTCTCCGGCGGCCAACAGCAGCGACTCTGCATCGCCCGCGCCATCGCGCCCGACCCGGAGGTCCTCCTGATGGACGAACCCGCCTCGGCGCTCGACCCGGTCGCGACCTCGCAGATCGAGGACCTCATCGAGGAACTCGCGGAGGACTACACGGTCGTCATCGTCACGCACAATATGCAGCAGGCCGCCCGCATCTCCGATCAGACCGCGGTCTTCCTGACCGGCGGCGAACTCGTCGAGTTCGACGACACCCAGAAGATCTTCGAGAACCCCGAGAGCCAGCGGGTCGAAGACTACATCACCGGGAAGTTCGGGTAA
- the phoU gene encoding phosphate signaling complex protein PhoU gives MPRQEYQESLSNLRDDVLYMSELVAERLRLGLDALEQKDRDIAREVVGGDDEINQMYLDLEGECVDLIALQQPVASDLRFIAASFKIITDLERIGDLAVNLAQYAMDADRDVFPEVDVQQIGVETLDMLESAMAAYANEEPEACYAVAERDDDLDAMCEAASSTVVRDLIEHDPFGEDDADAESYLQDISRLLLTVRDLERVGDHAVNIAARALYMIEDDAELLY, from the coding sequence ATGCCAAGACAAGAATACCAGGAGTCCCTCTCGAACCTCCGCGACGACGTCCTCTACATGAGCGAACTCGTCGCCGAACGGCTTCGATTGGGGCTCGACGCGCTCGAACAGAAGGACCGCGACATCGCGCGAGAGGTCGTCGGCGGCGACGACGAGATCAACCAGATGTACCTCGACCTGGAGGGCGAGTGCGTCGATCTGATCGCGCTCCAGCAACCCGTCGCCTCCGACCTCCGCTTCATCGCGGCGTCGTTCAAGATCATCACCGACCTCGAACGGATCGGCGACCTCGCGGTCAACCTCGCGCAGTACGCGATGGACGCCGACCGCGACGTCTTCCCCGAGGTCGACGTGCAGCAGATCGGCGTCGAGACGCTGGATATGCTCGAATCCGCGATGGCCGCCTACGCGAACGAGGAGCCCGAGGCCTGCTACGCCGTCGCCGAGCGCGACGACGACCTCGACGCGATGTGCGAGGCCGCCAGTTCGACCGTCGTCCGGGACCTCATCGAACACGACCCGTTCGGCGAGGACGACGCCGACGCGGAGTCGTACCTGCAGGACATCTCGCGGCTCTTGCTCACGGTTCGGGACCTCGAACGCGTCGGCGACCACGCGGTCAACATCGCCGCACGCGCGTTGTATATGATCGAGGACGACGCCGAACTGCTGTACTGA
- a CDS encoding KaiC domain-containing protein, with the protein MSDDDDWFEQALREDADAPADEESATTESESDDSRLDEQAREERDGDPAPTDPESEPDAETPADVETARDVGSSAEPAADNVDPASSTDEPAPDSDEGRPGTDEGRPGTDEAHLGADEAPRDSDEGAPGESTPDIGADAADTAFGSDETTESEPASGSEDENPFDQDFATALENAPDPGTDGPSGPGDGANGASSAGSAPDDPFGFGGGESGDDAFGFGGGGEFEGDAFGGGAEEEFDEAAFDSDLERLDVGIGGLDDMILGGVPRRSLMVAVGSAGTGKTTFGLQFLNHGLENGESAVYITLEESHDRILDTAAEKGWDFENYVDEDRLAVVDIDPIEMANSLDSIQNDLPDLIEEFGADRLVLDSVSLLEMMYESAPKRRSQVFGFTRALKNAGITTLLTSEASEDNPYTSRFGIVEYLADAVFVLQYVRGSDFRETRLAIEIQKIRDANHSRATKPYELTESGISVYRQANIF; encoded by the coding sequence GTGAGTGACGACGACGATTGGTTCGAGCAGGCGCTGCGGGAGGACGCCGACGCGCCGGCCGACGAGGAGTCGGCGACGACGGAGTCGGAGTCCGACGATTCGAGGCTCGACGAGCAGGCGCGCGAGGAACGAGACGGAGACCCGGCACCCACGGATCCAGAGTCGGAACCGGACGCGGAGACGCCGGCGGACGTCGAGACGGCGAGAGACGTCGGGTCGTCAGCGGAACCCGCCGCCGACAACGTCGATCCCGCCTCCAGCACCGACGAACCAGCGCCCGATAGCGACGAAGGCCGCCCTGGCACCGACGAAGGCCGCCCTGGCACCGACGAAGCGCATCTCGGTGCAGACGAAGCGCCTCGCGATTCCGACGAGGGAGCCCCCGGCGAATCGACGCCCGACATCGGCGCAGACGCGGCCGACACCGCGTTCGGTTCCGACGAGACGACCGAATCGGAGCCAGCCTCGGGTTCCGAGGACGAGAATCCGTTCGACCAGGATTTCGCCACGGCGCTGGAGAACGCTCCGGACCCGGGCACCGATGGGCCGTCGGGGCCTGGCGACGGAGCGAACGGCGCGTCGTCCGCCGGGTCCGCGCCCGACGACCCGTTCGGCTTCGGCGGCGGGGAGTCCGGCGACGACGCGTTCGGCTTCGGTGGCGGGGGCGAGTTCGAGGGCGACGCGTTCGGCGGCGGCGCAGAGGAGGAGTTCGACGAGGCGGCGTTCGACTCCGATCTCGAACGGCTCGACGTCGGGATCGGGGGGCTGGACGATATGATTCTCGGTGGCGTGCCGCGCCGGTCACTGATGGTCGCGGTCGGCTCGGCCGGGACGGGGAAGACCACGTTCGGCCTCCAGTTCCTGAATCACGGCCTCGAAAACGGCGAATCGGCGGTCTACATCACGCTGGAGGAGAGCCACGACCGGATCCTCGACACCGCTGCCGAAAAGGGGTGGGACTTCGAGAACTACGTCGACGAGGACCGACTCGCCGTCGTCGACATCGACCCCATCGAGATGGCCAACAGCCTCGACAGCATCCAGAACGACCTGCCGGACCTGATCGAGGAGTTCGGCGCCGACCGGTTGGTGCTCGACTCCGTCTCGCTTCTGGAGATGATGTACGAGAGCGCGCCGAAGCGCCGCAGCCAGGTGTTCGGGTTCACGCGCGCGTTGAAGAACGCCGGCATCACGACGCTCCTGACCTCGGAGGCGAGCGAGGACAACCCCTACACCTCGCGGTTCGGGATCGTCGAGTACCTCGCCGACGCCGTGTTCGTTCTGCAGTACGTCAGGGGGAGCGACTTCCGGGAGACGCGCCTCGCTATCGAGATCCAGAAGATCCGGGACGCGAACCACTCGCGGGCGACGAAGCCCTACGAACTCACCGAGTCGGGCATCAGCGTCTACCGACAGGCGAATATCTTCTGA
- a CDS encoding NAD(+)/NADH kinase, translating to MKVAIVAQWGNDRTTRLAGEIRQRLASEGVTVWVDAATAAELDVAGREIDEFDAADLVVSIGGDGTFLFAAHGAGTTPILGVNLGEVGFLNAVSPDDAVDAVLTEVRRFRADGELPTRSMPRLAASGEGWTLPPAVNEIVVQGPRRGHGGGASVEVSIDGSRYADCHADGVLVSTPTGSTAYNLSEDGPLIHPGVSGIVVTGMAAAGGRPPLVVDRDATVTVTVSDAEDAVVVVDGRIRERVETPAAVTVETADRPVRMAGPTADFFEALGKLE from the coding sequence ATGAAGGTGGCCATCGTCGCGCAGTGGGGAAACGACCGAACGACCCGCCTGGCGGGCGAGATCCGGCAGCGACTCGCTTCGGAGGGCGTCACGGTGTGGGTCGACGCGGCGACGGCCGCCGAACTGGACGTTGCGGGACGCGAAATCGACGAGTTCGACGCGGCCGACCTCGTGGTGAGCATCGGCGGCGACGGGACGTTCCTCTTCGCCGCCCACGGCGCGGGAACCACGCCGATCCTCGGGGTCAACCTCGGTGAAGTCGGCTTTCTCAACGCGGTCTCCCCAGACGACGCCGTCGACGCGGTCCTGACGGAGGTCCGACGCTTCCGGGCCGACGGGGAACTCCCAACGCGGTCGATGCCCCGACTCGCGGCGAGCGGCGAAGGGTGGACGTTACCGCCCGCCGTCAACGAGATCGTCGTGCAGGGGCCGCGCCGCGGCCACGGCGGCGGCGCGTCGGTCGAGGTGTCGATCGACGGCTCCCGGTACGCCGACTGCCACGCCGACGGCGTGCTCGTCTCGACGCCGACGGGCAGCACCGCGTACAACCTCAGCGAGGACGGGCCGCTGATTCATCCGGGCGTCTCGGGCATCGTCGTCACCGGGATGGCCGCCGCGGGCGGGAGGCCGCCGCTCGTCGTCGACCGCGACGCGACCGTCACGGTCACGGTCTCGGACGCCGAGGACGCGGTCGTCGTCGTCGACGGCCGGATCCGCGAACGGGTCGAGACCCCCGCGGCGGTCACCGTCGAGACGGCAGATCGACCGGTTCGGATGGCCGGGCCGACCGCCGACTTCTTCGAGGCGCTCGGAAAGCTAGAGTGA
- a CDS encoding NAD(P)/FAD-dependent oxidoreductase — protein sequence MTQSYVIIGDGVAGSSAAETLREEEPDADITVITDEGEALYNRILIKEFAKGKLPEAPISIHDESWYQEREIDLELNTLVVDIDVDEHTIETHEGDVVSWDKLLLAMGGTPTQLPVDNSDAEGVHHFWTFQDARAIKSHIEEADSSVVVGAGLLGIDLAAITAAQDVEGKYLMRGDCWWRYALSEEGAEIIHEALRERDVEPVFQSGVDHFETDGDGRVTTAVDPNGDEYDADFVGIAIGLNFNTEILQDTPIETDTGIVVDEYMRTNHEDVFAAGDITEFEDLILGERAQNGAWGSAKEQGSIAAQNMVDYGSEPFEWVSSYSITHFDFPFLSFGHPTLGDDEAEAKYSDTEWRRLAFKDGRIVGGVLIGDLSPQTKFKQLMREQRVVADQKDVLMQETFELDELDLEETPAE from the coding sequence ATGACTCAGTCGTACGTGATCATCGGCGACGGTGTCGCCGGCAGTTCCGCCGCCGAGACCCTCCGCGAGGAGGAGCCCGACGCCGATATTACCGTCATCACGGACGAGGGTGAGGCCCTCTACAATCGGATCCTGATCAAGGAGTTCGCCAAGGGGAAGCTCCCGGAGGCGCCGATCTCGATCCACGACGAATCGTGGTACCAGGAGAGAGAGATCGATCTCGAACTCAACACGCTCGTGGTCGACATCGACGTCGACGAGCACACGATCGAGACGCACGAGGGCGACGTGGTCTCGTGGGACAAACTGCTCCTCGCGATGGGTGGCACGCCGACACAGCTCCCGGTCGATAACTCCGACGCTGAGGGAGTCCACCACTTCTGGACGTTCCAGGACGCGCGCGCGATCAAGTCCCATATCGAGGAGGCGGACAGCTCCGTCGTCGTCGGCGCGGGCCTGCTCGGCATCGACCTCGCCGCCATCACGGCGGCACAGGACGTCGAGGGCAAATACCTGATGCGCGGCGACTGCTGGTGGCGCTACGCGCTCTCCGAGGAGGGCGCGGAGATCATCCACGAGGCCCTGCGCGAACGCGACGTCGAGCCGGTGTTCCAGTCCGGCGTCGACCACTTCGAGACCGACGGCGACGGCCGCGTGACGACCGCCGTCGACCCCAACGGCGACGAGTACGACGCCGACTTCGTCGGCATCGCGATCGGGCTGAACTTCAACACCGAAATCCTGCAGGACACGCCGATCGAGACCGACACCGGGATCGTCGTCGACGAGTACATGCGGACGAACCACGAGGACGTCTTCGCCGCGGGCGACATCACGGAGTTCGAGGACCTCATCCTCGGCGAGCGCGCGCAGAACGGCGCGTGGGGATCGGCCAAGGAGCAGGGGTCGATCGCGGCGCAGAACATGGTCGACTACGGCTCCGAGCCGTTCGAGTGGGTCTCCTCGTACTCGATCACGCACTTCGACTTCCCGTTCCTCTCCTTCGGCCATCCGACGCTCGGCGACGACGAGGCCGAGGCAAAGTACTCCGACACCGAGTGGCGGCGGCTGGCGTTTAAAGACGGCCGCATCGTCGGCGGCGTCCTCATCGGCGACCTCTCCCCGCAGACGAAGTTCAAGCAGCTGATGCGCGAACAGCGCGTCGTCGCCGATCAGAAGGACGTCCTGATGCAGGAGACCTTCGAACTCGACGAACTCGACCTCGAAGAGACGCCGGCGGAGTGA